Proteins encoded in a region of the Haloarchaeobius salinus genome:
- a CDS encoding CDP-2,3-bis-(O-geranylgeranyl)-sn-glycerol synthase produces the protein MDVVSTLVVAFWAMLPAYVPNNAAVLLGGGRPIDGGRTLGERRVLGDGKTWRGTIVGTAVGVALALGLSELAPTVGDAANVTLPTFPLPVAFALALGAMLGDIGASFLKRRTGRERGAAFPGLDQLDFVVGALALTAVVDPAWFGEWFTWPVLAVVVVLTPLLHIGTNGVAYVLDLKQEPW, from the coding sequence ATGGACGTCGTCTCGACGCTGGTGGTCGCCTTCTGGGCGATGCTCCCCGCGTACGTGCCGAACAACGCGGCGGTGCTCCTCGGCGGTGGGCGCCCCATCGACGGCGGTCGCACCCTCGGCGAGCGACGGGTGCTGGGCGACGGGAAGACCTGGCGCGGGACCATCGTCGGGACCGCCGTGGGCGTCGCACTCGCCCTCGGCCTCTCCGAACTCGCCCCGACCGTCGGGGACGCCGCGAACGTGACGCTCCCGACGTTCCCGCTGCCGGTCGCGTTCGCCCTGGCCCTCGGCGCGATGCTCGGGGACATCGGCGCGTCGTTCCTCAAGCGCCGGACCGGCCGGGAACGCGGGGCCGCGTTCCCCGGGCTCGACCAGCTCGACTTCGTCGTCGGCGCGCTCGCGCTCACCGCCGTCGTGGACCCGGCGTGGTTCGGCGAGTGGTTCACGTGGCCGGTGCTCGCGGTCGTCGTCGTCCTGACGCCGCTGCTGCACATCGGGACGAACGGCGTGGCGTACGTGCTTGACCTGAAGCAGGAACCGTGGTAG
- a CDS encoding NUDIX domain-containing protein yields the protein MTTYPASFCPDCGTELVDRHVDGRERRFCGSCSQVVWHNPAPCAGVGVVGEDGVLLAQRDVPPGRGEWSIPGGHMEADEPAPVAAARELAEETGLRVDPADLELVDCFHTSNGDGKYVVSVGYVVRAADCAGTATARDEVQAVGWFTPETFAAHDGVLHGDHTGRFRAAWDWFGSRA from the coding sequence ATGACGACCTACCCCGCCAGCTTCTGTCCCGACTGCGGCACCGAACTCGTCGACCGCCACGTCGACGGCCGCGAGCGGCGTTTCTGCGGGTCCTGCTCGCAGGTCGTCTGGCACAACCCTGCGCCCTGTGCCGGCGTCGGCGTCGTCGGCGAGGATGGGGTGCTGCTCGCCCAGCGCGACGTGCCCCCGGGGCGCGGCGAGTGGAGCATCCCCGGCGGGCACATGGAGGCCGACGAACCGGCACCCGTCGCGGCGGCGCGCGAGTTGGCGGAGGAGACCGGACTCCGGGTCGACCCCGCCGACCTCGAACTCGTCGACTGCTTCCACACCAGCAACGGGGACGGCAAGTACGTCGTCTCCGTCGGATACGTGGTACGGGCGGCGGACTGCGCGGGGACGGCGACGGCCCGCGACGAGGTGCAGGCCGTCGGCTGGTTCACGCCCGAGACGTTCGCGGCGCACGACGGCGTCCTCCACGGGGACCACACGGGGCGGTTCCGTGCCGCCTGGGACTGGTTCGGTTCGCGGGCCTGA
- a CDS encoding proline dehydrogenase family protein, which yields MIPPIASRFVAGETPAEALEHARELNEGDVKVILNLLGEHYDERGPAEDDAETYKQLVADIGDTEVDACISIKPSQIGLDVGDDVFDELLGEIVDVADEAGTFVWVDMEDRHTTDATLDAFEKYARETDGNVGVCIQANLKRTPEDLERLADVPGKVRLVKGAYDEPKSVAYKEKSRVDQQYRDLLRQMFEEFDDGIAVGSHDPEMIAMARDLHAEHGTPYEIQMLMGVREDAQFDLASEGVEVWQYAPYGGKWLSYFYRRVRERKENVTFALRAVLGR from the coding sequence ATGATTCCACCCATCGCGAGCCGGTTCGTCGCCGGGGAGACACCAGCGGAGGCACTGGAACACGCCCGGGAGCTGAACGAGGGCGACGTGAAGGTCATCCTGAACCTGCTCGGCGAGCACTACGACGAGCGGGGGCCGGCCGAGGACGACGCCGAGACGTACAAGCAGCTGGTCGCGGACATCGGCGACACCGAGGTCGACGCCTGCATCTCGATCAAACCATCGCAGATCGGCCTCGACGTCGGCGACGACGTGTTCGACGAGCTGCTCGGCGAGATCGTCGACGTGGCCGACGAGGCCGGCACGTTCGTCTGGGTGGACATGGAGGACCGCCACACGACCGACGCGACGCTCGACGCCTTCGAGAAGTACGCCCGCGAGACCGACGGCAACGTCGGCGTCTGCATCCAGGCGAACCTCAAGCGCACGCCCGAGGACCTCGAACGCCTCGCGGACGTGCCGGGGAAGGTCCGGCTGGTGAAGGGCGCGTACGACGAGCCGAAGTCCGTCGCGTACAAGGAGAAGTCGCGGGTGGACCAGCAGTACCGCGACCTCCTCCGACAGATGTTCGAGGAGTTCGACGACGGCATCGCCGTCGGCAGCCACGACCCCGAGATGATCGCGATGGCGCGGGACCTCCACGCCGAGCACGGGACGCCCTACGAGATCCAGATGCTCATGGGCGTGCGCGAGGACGCGCAGTTCGACCTCGCCAGCGAGGGTGTCGAGGTGTGGCAGTACGCCCCCTACGGTGGGAAGTGGCTCTCGTACTTCTACCGGCGGGTGCGCGAACGGAAAGAAAACGTCACGTTCGCGCTGCGGGCGGTCCTCGGCCGATAG
- a CDS encoding branched-chain amino acid transaminase, protein MSFAEMDVDTIWMDGEYVDWEDAQIHVLTHGLHYGTGVFEGARCYDTEKGPAIFRWDDHVERLYQSCKPYEMEIDHEPAEITEATKTLIAEQELASCYIRPIVFYGYKSLGVSPGDCPTRTAIACWPWGTYLGEDALENGIKVKVSSWRKHSSSQIPTNAKTTGLYVNSLLAGEEARRNGYREAIVLNKEGNVAEGPGENIFLVRDGEIYTPGLSESILDGITRDTVITLAEELGYEVHDNVSISRGELNTADELFFTGSAAEVTPIRQVDNVEIGDGSRGPVTEEIQQRFFDVVNRRTDDHDEWFDYVDA, encoded by the coding sequence ATGAGCTTCGCCGAAATGGACGTGGACACGATCTGGATGGACGGGGAGTACGTCGACTGGGAGGACGCACAGATTCACGTGCTCACCCACGGACTCCACTACGGAACCGGCGTCTTCGAGGGCGCGCGCTGTTACGACACCGAGAAGGGCCCGGCCATCTTCCGCTGGGACGACCACGTCGAGCGGCTCTACCAGTCCTGCAAGCCGTACGAGATGGAGATCGACCACGAGCCCGCGGAGATAACCGAGGCCACGAAGACGCTCATCGCCGAGCAGGAGCTCGCGTCCTGCTACATCCGACCCATCGTCTTCTACGGCTACAAGAGCCTCGGCGTCTCGCCCGGTGACTGCCCGACGCGGACCGCCATCGCGTGCTGGCCGTGGGGCACCTACCTCGGCGAGGACGCGCTGGAGAACGGCATCAAGGTGAAGGTGTCGTCGTGGCGAAAGCACTCCTCCAGCCAGATCCCGACGAACGCGAAGACGACCGGCCTCTACGTCAACAGCCTGCTCGCCGGCGAGGAGGCCCGCCGCAACGGCTACCGCGAGGCCATCGTCCTGAACAAGGAGGGCAACGTCGCCGAGGGCCCCGGCGAGAACATCTTCCTCGTCCGCGACGGCGAGATCTACACGCCCGGGCTCTCCGAGAGCATCCTCGACGGCATCACCCGCGACACCGTCATCACGCTCGCCGAGGAGCTGGGCTACGAGGTCCACGACAACGTCTCCATCTCGCGTGGCGAGCTCAACACCGCCGACGAGCTCTTCTTCACCGGCTCGGCCGCCGAGGTCACGCCCATCCGGCAGGTCGACAACGTCGAGATCGGCGACGGCTCGCGCGGTCCGGTCACCGAGGAGATACAGCAGCGGTTCTTCGACGTGGTCAACCGGCGCACCGACGACCACGACGAGTGGTTCGACTACGTCGACGCCTGA
- a CDS encoding DUF502 domain-containing protein: protein MSSWKRDFASGLIVVLPVLVSAYVIAWLYGVVSAITPQRVIRVDLLTDLGLSSAVADALVEPLRVLVVLAVFVVFVFSVGYLMRTAVGNLAEGLIDNMANRVPGLRVVYNASKMAAETALGGTDSLQKPVRVEPLPGMRLTAFKTGKTTEDGREVVFMPTAPNITTGFVIEIPPEELEETDERVEDALTRILSAGFGDSERMGNSTVEDLVEVEDDEEGD, encoded by the coding sequence ATGTCGTCGTGGAAACGGGACTTCGCGTCGGGTCTCATCGTCGTCCTGCCCGTGCTCGTCAGCGCCTACGTCATCGCCTGGCTGTACGGCGTCGTCTCCGCCATCACGCCACAGCGCGTCATCAGGGTCGACCTGCTCACCGACCTCGGCCTGTCGAGCGCGGTTGCGGACGCCCTCGTCGAACCGCTCCGCGTGCTCGTCGTCCTCGCCGTCTTCGTCGTGTTCGTCTTCTCCGTCGGCTACCTGATGCGGACCGCAGTCGGCAACCTGGCCGAGGGACTCATCGACAACATGGCCAACCGCGTCCCCGGCCTGCGCGTCGTCTACAACGCCTCGAAGATGGCTGCGGAGACCGCACTCGGCGGCACCGACTCGCTGCAGAAACCCGTCCGCGTCGAGCCGCTGCCGGGGATGCGTCTCACCGCGTTCAAGACCGGGAAGACGACCGAGGACGGCCGCGAGGTGGTGTTCATGCCGACCGCGCCGAACATCACCACCGGGTTCGTCATCGAGATCCCGCCCGAGGAGCTCGAGGAGACCGACGAACGCGTCGAAGACGCCCTCACCCGCATCCTCTCGGCGGGCTTCGGCGACTCCGAGCGGATGGGCAACTCGACGGTCGAGGATCTGGTCGAGGTCGAGGACGACGAAGAAGGGGACTGA